The Equus caballus isolate H_3958 breed thoroughbred chromosome 12, TB-T2T, whole genome shotgun sequence genome contains a region encoding:
- the DEPDC7 gene encoding DEP domain-containing protein 7, producing MATVRQKAAALDLAARHSPAQRPPGFSVAQKPFGATYVWSSIINTLQTQVEVKRRRHHLKRHNDCFVGSEAVDVIFSHLTQNKYFGDVDIPRAKVVRVCQALMDYRVFEAVPTRVFGKDKKPTFEDSSCSLYRFTTIANQDSQLGKENALCSPSRYADPLCKSSDIKSASLEDLWENLSLKPACSPQVSVSAALSPRVINEVWQEETVGRLLQLIDLPFLDSLLKPQEVIPQVPQPMGQPDLVNNSNCLDRQILKAYGDSQEDEWLSAAIDCLEYLPDQTVVNISRNFPEQPDSTDLVKELLFEAIGRHYSRREPLLRHLCDVHNGIAELLVNGKTEIALEATQLFLKLLDSQNREEFRRLLYFMAVAAHPSEFKLRKESDNRMVVKRIFSKAIVDNKNLSKGKTDLLVLFLMDHQKDVFKIPGTLHKIVSVKLMAIQKGRDPNRDTGYVYCQRIDQSDYSDHTRKTTKDELLNLLKTIDEDSKLSAKEKKKLLGQFYKCHPDIFIEYFGN from the exons ATGGCCACCGTGCGGCAGAAGGCGGCGGCGCTGGACCTCGCGGCCCGCCACAGCCCGGCGCAGAGACCTCCCG GTTTCAGTGTGGCCCAGAAGCCCTTTGGAGCCACATATGTATGGAGCAGTATCATAAACACTCTACAGACACAAGTGGAGGTGAAGAGACGAAGGCACCATTTGAAGAGACACAATGACTGCTTCGTTGGCTCGGAAGCTGTGGATGTCATCTTTTCTCACCTAACTCAGAATAAATACTTTGGTGATGTAGACATTCCTCGGGCCAAAGTGGTGCGCGTGTGTCAGGCACTTATGGACTACAGAGTATTTGAAGCCGTTCCGACCAGagtctttggaaaagacaaaaaacccACATTTGAAGACAGTAGTTGCAGCCTTTATAGATTCACAACGATCGCTAACCAAGACAGTCAGTTAGGCAAAGAGAACGCACTGTGCTCACCCTCCAG GTATGCAGATCCATTATGTAAGTCATCGGATATCAAATCAGCGAGCTTGGAGGATCTGTGGGAAAACCTGAGTCTAAAGCCGGCCTGCTCGCCTCAGGTCAGCGTGTCTGCGGCCCTGTCTCCCCGCG TTATTAATGAAGTATGGCAAGAGGAAACAGTTGGGCGTCTGCTACAACTTATAGACCTTCCATTTCTTGACTCCTTACTCAAACCGCAAGAGGTTATCCCCCAAGTCCCACAGCCCATGGGGCAGCCTGATTTGGTCAACAACAGTAACTGTCTGGACCGGCAGATTCTCAAGGCTTATGGTGACTCTCA GGAAGATGAGTGGCTCTCTGCAGCAATCGACTGTCTGGAATACCTTCCAGACCAGACGGTGGTGAACATAAGCAGAAACTTTCCTGAGCAACCCGACAGCACAGACCTCGTGAAAGAACTTCTGTTTGAGGCCATCGGCAGACACTACAGCAGGAGGGAGCCTCTGTTACGACACTTATGCGACGTTCACAATGGAATCGCAGAACTCTTGG TGAATGGGAAGACTGAAATAGCCTTAGAAGCTACTCAGCTCTTTCTAAAGCTTTTGGATTCCCAAAATAGAGAAGAATTCAGAAGACTGCTGTATTTCATGGCTGTGGCAGCACACCCTTCTGAATTTAAATTACGTAAAGAA agCGACAACCGAATGGTTGTGAAAAGGATATTTTCAAAAGCTATTGTTGACAACAAAAATTTATCCAAAGGCAAAACTGATCTTCTGGTACTGTTTTTAATGGATCAtcaaaaagatgtttttaag ATTCCTGGAACACTACATAAAATTGTCAGTGTTAAGCTCATGGCCATTCAGAAGGGAAGAGATCCAAATAGAGACACAG GATATGTTTATTGCCAGAGAATTGATCAAAGTGATTATTCAGACCACACACGGAAGACAACCAAGGATGAGCTTCTGAATTTACTAAAAACGATTGATGAAGATTCAAAACTGTCtgccaaagagaagaaaaaattgctAGGTCAGTTCTATAAGTGTCACCCAGATATCTTTATTGAATATTTTGGAAACTGA
- the LOC138916926 gene encoding uncharacterized protein gives MAAAAARQLLRRRTAHGAPAPRPPVNRPGTGGTPPGPAPTARPAQAGHAPTHVRPAPAPDKPRLHPGPCRHAHNKPRPHPGPSRPRPRQATPPARSAPAPGRPRLHPGPSRPRPLPATPPPSPAPAPTADHACSRARAAPPTTSHASTPARAAPLTTSHAPTEVRPAPAPGRPHPRPWPGCRAQHAMVTCPLGGGSPTSCSRGRDLDPARREHMVGPCASVAGGECSSATGPASAPPPRRPASTPRRRGHRRGSDQLGANRIPTPEISSGLQGPQL, from the coding sequence ATGGCCGCAGCCGCCGCCCGCCAGCTCCTCCGCCGCCGCACCGCCCACGGCGCGCCAGCCCCGCGGCCGCCGGTTAACCGGCCCGGGACGGGCGGGACtccgccaggccccgcccccacggCACGCCCCGCTCAGGCCGGCCACGCCCCCACCCACgttcgccccgcccccgcccccgacAAGCCACGCCTCCACCCAGGTCCGTGCCGCCACGCCCACAACAAGCCACGCCCCCACCCAGGTCCGTCCCGCCCCCGCCCACGACAAGCCACGCCTCCAGCCAGgtccgcccccgcccccggcagGCCACGCCTCCACCCAGGTCCGTCCCGCCCCCGCCCACTGCCGGCCACGCCCCCACCCAGCCCCGCCCCTGCGCCCACGGCCGACCACGCCTGCTCCCGGGCCCGTGCCGCCCCGCCCACAACAAGCCACGCCTCCACCCCGGCCCGTGCCGCCCCGCTCACGACAAGCCACGCCCCCACCGAGgtccgccccgcccccgcccccggccggccACACCCCCGCCCGTGGCCAGGCTGCCGCGCTCAGCACGCGATGGTCACGTGTCCGCTGGGCGGAGGGTCTCCTACCTCTTGCAGCCGAGGAAGAGATTTGGACCCCGCACGCCGGGAGCACATGGTCGGCCCCTGTGCGAGTGTCGCTGGTGGCGAGTGTTCCAGCGCGACAGGCCCTGCGTCTGCACCCCCCCCACGACGGCCCGCGTCCACCCCCCGGCGCCGGGGTCATCGCCGCGGCTCAGACCAGCTGGGTGCAAACCGCATCCCGACCCCAGAGATTAGCTCTGGGCTTCAGGGGCCTCAGCTGTGA